The Arachis hypogaea cultivar Tifrunner chromosome 14, arahy.Tifrunner.gnm2.J5K5, whole genome shotgun sequence genome has a segment encoding these proteins:
- the LOC140178396 gene encoding uncharacterized protein gives MEESGWASGNYIRDLFVIFLLPNNIVRPEIVWEQCYHILSEEQIMNMTLAKIEDKLQSNGRSLKEFDKMPYPSLDIVDSLEDRLLVDELNFDVEVLTEEINNNLSNMNTYKRRAFDVIIIAVNGNPRGFFFVYGYGGTGKTYLYNTLLAAIQSKRDIVLNVASSGIASISSKWTHNSFKV, from the exons ATGGAAGAAAGTGGATGGGCCTCTGGGAACTACATTCGTGACCTATTCGTCATCTTCTTACTGCCTAATAACATTGTAAGACCAGAGATTGTTTGGGAGCAGTGTTACCATATATTGTCTGAG GAACAAATTATGAACATGACTCTTGCAAAGATTGAGGACAAACTTCAATCCAATGGAAGATCCCTTAAAGAGTTTGACAAGATGCCTTACCCAAGTTTGGATATCGTTGACAGCTTAGAGGATCGTCTTCTAGTAGATGAGCTTAATTTTGATGTTGAAGTTCTAACAGAGGAGATCAACAACAACCTATCTAATATGAATACATATAAAAGGAGAGCATTTGACGTCATTATAATTGCAGTTAATGGTAATCCTAGAGGATTCTTCTTTGTGTATGGTTATGGTGGTACCGGTAAAACGTATCTATACAATACTTTATTAGCTGCAATTCAAAGCAAAAGGGACATTGTCCTAAATGTTGCATCCAGTGGGATTGCTTCTATTTCTTCCAAATGGACGCACAACTCATTCAAAGTTTAA